The region ACAACAAATATTTTATTTATATGTGGCGGCGCATTCGAAGGCTTAGCTGATATTATAGCGCGCAGGTTAAATCAAAAAAGCATTGGATTTAATAGTCCCATTAAATCTAAAGAAGAATTAAATGTTTCAGAATTGTTGCAACATGTCACACCTCAGGATTTAGTAAGATATGGTCTTATACCGGAACTTGTAGGAAGATTACATGTTGTTGCAACATTGGAAGATTTAAAAGAAAATGAACTTATTAAAATACTGACAGAGCCAAAAAATGCACTTGTTAAACAGTATCAGAAGTTATTTGAACTTGAGCATGTTAAACTAACCATACAAGATGATGCCCTAAAAGCGATCGCAAAAAAAGCTCTTGAACGTAAAGTTGGCGCAAGAGGTTTGCGCAGCATTATGGAAGAAGTTATGAACGATATCATGTACAAGGTTCCTTCAATAAAGCACGAAATCAAAGAATGTATAGTTACAAAAGAAACTGTAGATGAAGCAAAAGAGCCTATTTTGCTAAAAAAATCCAAGTTCGCAACACAGGGTAAATAATGCAGCAGTTTTATTCAACTACAATTATCGCTGTAAAAAAAGACAATATGGTAGCAATTGCAGGCGATGGTCAGGTAACGCTAGGAAATACTGTTATGAAAGCCAAAGCAAAAAAAATCAGAAGGCTTTACAATGATAGTATATTAGTGGGTTTTGCTGGAGCAAGCGCAGATGCTTTTACATTATTTGAGAGACTTGAAGAAAAGCTTAATAAGTACAGTGGAAATTTAACGCGTTCTGCAGTCGAGCTTACAAAAGACTGGCGAACGGACAAAATATTGCGTCGCTTGGAAGCTATGCTTATTGCATGTGATATAGATAGTATGTATTTGATATCAGGAAGCGGAGATGTAATATCACCTGATGAAAATATATGCGCAATCGGTTCTGGTGGTCCATATGCATTAGCCGCTGCAAAAGCTTTACTCAATAATACTGATTTAAATGCTGAACAAATTGCACGGGAATCTCTAAAAATTGCATCATCTATATGTATTTATACAAACGAAAATATTATAGTTGATAAATTGGAGAGAACATGAAGAATAATTTAAAAGAGCTGACACCAAAAAAAATAGTTGAATTTTTAGATAAATATATAGTTGGACAGGCTCAAGCAAAAAAAGCCATTGCTATTGCTTTAAGGTCAAGGTACAGAAGAAGCAAATTACCCGATGATATTAAAGAAGATGTAATACCAAAGAACATACTTATGATTGGACCTACTGG is a window of Desulfurella sp. DNA encoding:
- the hslV gene encoding ATP-dependent protease subunit HslV, with product MQQFYSTTIIAVKKDNMVAIAGDGQVTLGNTVMKAKAKKIRRLYNDSILVGFAGASADAFTLFERLEEKLNKYSGNLTRSAVELTKDWRTDKILRRLEAMLIACDIDSMYLISGSGDVISPDENICAIGSGGPYALAAAKALLNNTDLNAEQIARESLKIASSICIYTNENIIVDKLERT